The Candidatus Neomarinimicrobiota bacterium genomic interval TTGATGCTCCAAAGCCATGTTACCCGCTACGAACGCAATTTCGGGAGAGGGAGCATCCCTACGGCCAGCTTTGGCAGTCAGGGCAAGTATCTGAATGTGATCACGGCCTCCATTAAGGTCCCTGGCGAGCCCCTCGTCGATCTTTCGGTCCATCAGCGCACACTGGATTTTGTGGCCAGCAGCATGAAGCGATTGCGACGCAATCAACCCAAGGATGTTTTGCTGGAGGAACTGTACGCCGACCAGCCCAGGGCGCTGGAACGCATTAGCGAATTGCGGGAGCGTGAGGCCCAGGCGCGGCAGGTAATCGAATCAGCCGTCAACACTCTGGAAACCGAGACCATTAGTTTGGGACCGGCGGTGAAGTTTGACGAGGAGCTGCTTTCAATTGTGACTTTGGCTAAGCAGGCGATGGTTCAGGTCCCGGGATCACCGGGCGTTGAAGCTGATCCAGCTTCGCTCTAGAACTGCACGATATCTGAGCGCCCGTCCATGCTTGACCCGTTATTTTCCTTGGCTGTTGAATTAGCCCAGCCCTTGGCTTCAACCGCGATGGCAGGCGCCATCGGCAGAAGCCAGATGCGAGAGTAGCTCAGCTGGTAGAGCTCCACGTTGCCAACGTGGTTGTCGCGGGTTCGAGTCCCGTCTCTCGCTCAAAGCCTCCCCAATGAAAGGGAGGTTTTTGTATATATGGCTACTAAATTTTGGTATCAGGGGGCGACGTACTCAAGGGGTCTAAGGGAGCGGTCTGCAAAACCGTTATTTACCGGTTCGAATCCGGTCGTCGCCTCAAGTAGCTCGAAGGCATATCCTGGAAAGCATCCCTCACTATTCAGACCGCTTTCTCGTCCTCCACTTCTGAAGGCGGCGCCCTGATCGTTCAAGCAATGTTTTAGCCATTACGGTGACTGCAGATGGATTGGATGGCGTAATATATGACTAAGCGATTTACTGTCCCGAATATTCTCTAAAACTTAAAAAATATTCTAGACCTTAATTTCCATCCCATCATAGGCGACAACCATATTTTCACACGGGGCGATTTTCACAACTAGTTCGTCATAGAGCAAATTATTATGTCCGATATGGGATATCACAAAGCGCGTTGAGGGATATCTTTTTGCAATATTAATTACACCTATCACATCGATGTGGTCCGTGCCTCCGTCATAGCCCGGTGTATGGAAAATGGCAACATCCGATGTTTTAACAAGTCGCCTCTCGTAGTCACTTAACTCTGAACCCGCCTTATCACTAAAATGAACTACGCGTTTTTCATTTTCCTTAAACACGAGTCCAAATGTAGGAACTTTATGGGAAACCTGGAAGGGTGTAACTTTGATACGACCCACCCTAATGGATTTTCTGTCATGCAAGACATGAAACTCGCAATTTTCGTATAATCTATCTGTTATTTCAAAATTCCCCAGGACAGACATGTTACCGTAAACGGGAATTTTTACGGGCCAGTATTCGAAAGCGGTTATTCCGCCCACATGATCAAAATGTTTGTGAGATAGAAATATTGCCGATATGCGAAATATTTGTTCTTCGTTTAACACAACTCCTATTGAACTAGGCGAATCGAAAAGAATTGTATCTGATCGATTTGTTACGATAAAAGAAACTGTCCTGCGGCGATTCTTGCCCCCCTCTTTTCTCGCTAACGTACACCGTTCGCATTTACAACCAATGGATGGGATCCCACGGCCATCTCCCGTTCCAGTGAATTTTATCTTCACGGAAGTGTCTCCCTACCTAGCGAAATACAATGTTCAATGCGATTAATCATAGAC includes:
- a CDS encoding MBL fold metallo-hydrolase; this encodes MKIKFTGTGDGRGIPSIGCKCERCTLARKEGGKNRRRTVSFIVTNRSDTILFDSPSSIGVVLNEEQIFRISAIFLSHKHFDHVGGITAFEYWPVKIPVYGNMSVLGNFEITDRLYENCEFHVLHDRKSIRVGRIKVTPFQVSHKVPTFGLVFKENEKRVVHFSDKAGSELSDYERRLVKTSDVAIFHTPGYDGGTDHIDVIGVINIAKRYPSTRFVISHIGHNNLLYDELVVKIAPCENMVVAYDGMEIKV